The proteins below are encoded in one region of Natronococcus sp. CG52:
- a CDS encoding ParA family protein yields MTTTDEPRAVSVVILKGGVGKSTTSMNLARQLAERGPTLFADLDPNGHATNGLGFTDAYRSETNLGDVILDGNATPKDIIRQTEYGFDLLPSSNTLEDVEKDLAGAMQGSARVKSNIVDPLLGSAYEYMVFDCPAYPGMLNNNALVATGNVMIPIEPGSSAIGGYKRTMERLIEPAREYIDVDVLAIVPNKLEDRIDQRTEDRELLENLNTASYEVNPGQPLPEVVPAFARITAEEFEQIDEGEIRPPKPGIRHRAALSRSLSAEQPLQDYDPECDQIEYYEELAAIVANGGVER; encoded by the coding sequence ATGACAACAACAGACGAGCCCCGCGCCGTGAGCGTGGTCATCCTGAAAGGTGGTGTCGGCAAGTCAACGACCTCGATGAATCTCGCGCGCCAGCTCGCCGAGCGTGGTCCGACGCTGTTCGCGGACCTGGATCCGAACGGTCACGCGACGAACGGCCTCGGATTCACGGACGCATACCGGAGTGAGACGAATCTCGGTGACGTCATCCTCGACGGAAACGCGACACCGAAGGACATCATTCGGCAGACCGAGTACGGCTTCGATCTGCTGCCGTCGTCGAACACGCTCGAGGACGTCGAAAAGGACCTCGCCGGCGCGATGCAGGGATCGGCCCGCGTCAAGTCCAACATCGTCGACCCGCTGCTCGGCTCCGCGTACGAGTACATGGTCTTCGACTGCCCGGCCTATCCAGGGATGCTCAACAACAACGCCCTGGTCGCGACGGGCAACGTGATGATCCCGATCGAACCCGGGTCGAGCGCGATCGGTGGGTACAAGCGAACGATGGAGCGGTTGATCGAACCGGCCCGTGAGTACATCGACGTCGACGTCCTCGCCATCGTACCCAACAAACTCGAGGATCGAATCGATCAACGGACCGAAGATCGGGAACTGCTCGAGAACCTGAACACGGCGAGTTACGAGGTGAACCCCGGCCAACCGCTTCCCGAGGTCGTACCGGCGTTCGCTCGCATTACGGCCGAGGAGTTCGAGCAGATCGACGAGGGTGAAATCAGACCGCCGAAGCCCGGCATTCGGCACCGTGCAGCGCTCTCTCGGTCGCTCAGCGCAGAACAGCCACTCCAGGACTACGATCCGGAGTGCGATCAGATCGAGTACTACGAGGAACTCGCGGCGATCGTCGCGAACGGAGGAGTCGAACGATGA
- a CDS encoding S8 family serine peptidase encodes MSYYSNYGTSDIDVGAPGGDYETQEKTFTEDFDEVARPWPLNAIFSTVPGEDSLSDPYVNTTIDGDAYGWLMGTSMAAPQVAGLAALVRELEPDFSARYVENAIKRGAEGGDGQSDDELGAGRTNALDVVESLD; translated from the coding sequence CTGTCCTACTACTCCAACTACGGTACCAGCGACATCGATGTTGGTGCGCCTGGCGGCGACTACGAAACACAGGAGAAGACGTTCACCGAGGACTTCGACGAAGTCGCACGTCCCTGGCCGCTCAACGCGATTTTCTCGACCGTTCCCGGGGAAGATTCTCTCTCCGACCCCTACGTGAATACGACGATCGATGGGGACGCGTACGGGTGGCTGATGGGTACCTCGATGGCGGCCCCGCAGGTAGCGGGTCTCGCTGCACTCGTCCGGGAACTCGAGCCGGATTTCAGCGCCCGGTACGTTGAGAACGCGATTAAACGGGGGGCGGAGGGGGGAGATGGACAGAGCGACGACGAACTCGGCGCGGGGCGCACGAACGCGCTGGATGTTGTCGAATCCCTCGATTAG